The Opitutales bacterium ASA1 genome window below encodes:
- a CDS encoding Stp1/IreP family PP2C-type Ser/Thr phosphatase, which translates to MTDAHASKSHVKIRAHGVTHVGLVRNQNEDSLLIDEPHAVFAVADGVGGMPGGDVASASAVAAVKSALARDATTALSDLRRLADEAHRAVRKAADAFPGDGIATTFTLAAFSGDRVRVVHIGDSFAILVRDGRARAITREHNVENERADVESLSPYPSRYRYALTRVLGQLEPLVADVFEETIRPGDRLVVATDGLTDMVETQEIATICADADDAKTATQALLQAALDSGGHDNVTLAVVFVDAV; encoded by the coding sequence TTGACCGACGCGCACGCTAGCAAAAGCCACGTGAAGATTCGCGCCCATGGCGTCACCCACGTGGGACTGGTCCGCAACCAAAACGAGGACAGTCTCCTGATCGACGAACCCCACGCCGTGTTCGCCGTCGCCGACGGTGTTGGAGGCATGCCCGGTGGTGATGTCGCCAGCGCCTCCGCAGTCGCCGCCGTCAAGTCCGCTCTCGCCCGCGACGCCACCACAGCCCTCTCCGACCTCCGTCGCCTCGCCGACGAGGCTCACCGCGCCGTGCGCAAAGCCGCCGACGCCTTCCCCGGCGACGGCATCGCCACGACCTTCACCCTCGCCGCGTTCTCCGGCGACCGCGTCCGCGTGGTCCACATCGGCGACTCCTTCGCTATCCTCGTGCGCGACGGCCGTGCCCGCGCGATCACGCGGGAGCACAACGTCGAAAACGAGCGCGCCGACGTGGAATCGCTCTCCCCCTATCCGTCCCGCTACCGCTACGCGCTCACTCGCGTGCTCGGTCAGCTCGAACCCCTCGTCGCCGACGTCTTCGAGGAAACAATTCGGCCGGGCGATCGTCTCGTCGTCGCCACCGACGGCCTCACCGACATGGTCGAGACGCAGGAGATCGCCACCATCTGCGCAGATGCCGACGATGCGAAGACGGCGACACAGGCCCTCTTGCAAGCCGCTCTCGACTCCGGCGGCCACGACAACGTCACCCTCGCGGTCGTCTTCGTCGACGCCGTTTGA
- a CDS encoding helicase C-terminal domain-containing protein: protein MFPAWTLVRFASANDRILRPMIGLREDDTPAGAGSGRSLASLVGQAFAAGGWLQSALGLEHRPQQATMASAVAESFLADESLLFEAGTGVGKSMAYLLPAILHATDTRRPCVVSTHTIALQEQIEHKDLPQCRSLFGLVEPLRPYAQFQSAVLVGKGNYLCRQRLVQALRNKTDLFGGPEQDELARIALWAETTRTGLVQELQPPPTYDVWEWVNADASACSRRTCSPENCFYQAARARIRKAQVVIVNHSLLFALVNAGGLAPGARGVLLPDDFVVLDEAHTMPDVATEHFGLNVGSYGVDRMLKGLFNPRRKTGLLKKLGSDADRQRVQDALDASEQFFGFVADRLLQKQAVTRVREPGFAETTILDPLRRVADSIDRIASTLDEGATKDDLEDQKKRVASCHDRVRAFLDLAEEEHVHWVERSGKRGQIVTLRTAPVDVAPYLRESVFGRGVSVVCTSATLAVAGQIEPFQKRAGAEDTHAQIVASPFDFERNMRVYVVADMPLPSAQDARLALDEVIDWIGFCVERVPGGSLVLFTSHGDLRRAADTLADRIAAAGRSLFVQGRDFSRSELAARFRAEENAVLFGTDSFWTGIDIPGPALSQVIITRLPFEVPTHPIAEARAEWVRARGGNPFAELGLPDALIKFRQGIGRLVRRHDDRGLITVLDSRVLHKTYGRQFLQCLPTSRFVRIDRATRDTKFKSME, encoded by the coding sequence GTGTTCCCGGCATGGACATTGGTCCGGTTTGCATCCGCCAACGACAGAATTCTCCGCCCGATGATCGGCCTGCGCGAAGACGACACTCCAGCCGGTGCAGGCTCGGGACGCTCGCTCGCTTCGCTGGTCGGGCAGGCGTTCGCCGCCGGAGGCTGGTTGCAGAGCGCGCTCGGTCTTGAGCATCGCCCGCAACAGGCGACGATGGCCTCGGCCGTGGCCGAGTCGTTTCTCGCCGACGAGAGTCTGCTCTTCGAGGCCGGCACCGGCGTCGGCAAGAGCATGGCCTACCTGCTGCCGGCGATCCTCCACGCCACCGATACGCGCCGCCCCTGCGTGGTTTCGACGCACACGATCGCGCTCCAGGAGCAGATCGAGCACAAGGACCTACCGCAGTGCCGCAGCCTCTTCGGACTGGTCGAGCCCCTTCGGCCCTACGCGCAGTTCCAGTCCGCCGTCCTCGTCGGGAAGGGCAACTACCTCTGCCGTCAGCGCCTCGTCCAGGCCCTCCGCAACAAGACCGATCTCTTCGGCGGCCCCGAGCAGGATGAACTCGCCCGCATCGCCCTTTGGGCCGAGACGACTCGCACCGGCCTCGTGCAGGAACTCCAGCCACCGCCCACCTACGACGTGTGGGAGTGGGTCAACGCCGACGCTTCCGCTTGCAGCCGCCGGACCTGCTCGCCGGAGAACTGCTTCTACCAAGCCGCCCGCGCCCGCATCCGCAAAGCACAGGTGGTGATCGTCAACCACTCGCTGCTCTTCGCGCTCGTCAACGCCGGCGGCCTTGCGCCCGGCGCGCGCGGGGTGTTGTTACCCGACGACTTCGTCGTGCTCGACGAGGCCCACACGATGCCCGACGTCGCGACCGAACACTTCGGGCTCAACGTCGGTTCGTACGGCGTCGACCGCATGCTCAAGGGTCTCTTCAACCCGCGCCGCAAGACCGGCCTGTTGAAGAAGCTCGGGAGCGACGCCGACCGCCAACGCGTGCAGGACGCGCTCGACGCGAGCGAACAGTTCTTCGGTTTCGTCGCCGATCGCCTCCTCCAGAAACAAGCCGTCACCCGCGTGCGCGAACCCGGATTCGCCGAGACGACGATCCTCGACCCGCTGCGCCGCGTGGCCGACTCGATCGACCGCATCGCGAGCACGCTCGACGAAGGCGCCACGAAGGACGACCTCGAGGACCAGAAGAAACGCGTCGCCAGTTGCCACGACCGCGTCCGCGCCTTCCTCGACCTCGCCGAAGAAGAGCACGTCCATTGGGTCGAACGCAGCGGCAAACGCGGCCAGATCGTGACCCTGCGGACCGCACCCGTCGACGTCGCCCCCTACCTGCGCGAGTCCGTCTTCGGTCGCGGCGTGTCGGTTGTCTGCACCAGCGCCACGCTCGCCGTCGCGGGCCAGATCGAGCCCTTCCAGAAACGCGCCGGAGCCGAGGATACGCACGCGCAGATCGTGGCCTCGCCCTTCGATTTCGAGCGCAACATGCGCGTCTACGTCGTCGCCGACATGCCGTTGCCTTCCGCGCAGGACGCACGGCTCGCGCTCGACGAAGTGATCGACTGGATCGGCTTCTGCGTGGAGCGTGTCCCCGGCGGCTCGCTCGTGCTCTTCACCAGCCACGGCGACCTCCGCCGCGCCGCCGACACGCTCGCCGATCGGATCGCCGCCGCCGGCCGATCACTCTTCGTGCAGGGTCGCGACTTCTCCCGCAGCGAACTCGCTGCCCGCTTCCGCGCCGAGGAAAACGCCGTCCTCTTCGGCACCGATTCCTTTTGGACCGGCATCGACATCCCTGGCCCCGCGCTCTCGCAGGTGATCATCACGCGCCTGCCGTTCGAAGTGCCCACGCACCCCATCGCCGAAGCACGCGCCGAATGGGTGCGCGCCCGCGGCGGCAACCCCTTCGCCGAACTCGGACTGCCCGACGCCCTGATCAAGTTTCGCCAAGGCATCGGACGCCTCGTCCGCCGCCACGACGACCGCGGGCTCATCACCGTGCTCGACTCCCGCGTGCTCCACAAAACCTACGGTCGCCAGTTCCTCCAATGCCTGCCTACATCGCGTTTCGTGCGCATTGATCGCGCGACCCGCGACACCAAGTTCAAATCCATGGAATGA
- a CDS encoding glycine zipper 2TM domain-containing protein, with protein sequence MNTPVVVSLAFAGTVLLSGCVSTSGRTVYSRNQVNQAHRIELGTVIGVRKVVIDGEATQVGLYGGGATGAIAGSQIGQGTGAALSGVAGGVAGMIVGRQVEKMVTRKAGLEISIALDNGDTVVIVQEEDKGGFVDGDRVRVMIGQGTAYVMH encoded by the coding sequence ATGAATACCCCAGTCGTCGTCTCGCTCGCATTCGCGGGCACTGTGCTCCTCTCGGGCTGCGTCTCCACCTCGGGGCGCACGGTCTACTCCCGCAACCAGGTCAACCAAGCGCACCGTATCGAACTCGGAACGGTGATCGGCGTGCGCAAGGTCGTGATCGACGGCGAGGCCACCCAGGTGGGGCTCTACGGCGGCGGTGCGACCGGTGCGATCGCCGGCTCGCAGATCGGTCAAGGCACGGGCGCGGCGTTGAGCGGAGTGGCTGGCGGAGTGGCCGGCATGATCGTGGGACGGCAGGTGGAGAAGATGGTCACCCGCAAAGCCGGCCTCGAGATCTCCATCGCCTTGGACAACGGCGACACGGTTGTGATCGTCCAAGAGGAGGACAAAGGTGGCTTCGTCGACGGCGACCGCGTGCGCGTGATGATCGGTCAAGGCACGGCCTACGTGATGCATTGA
- the araD gene encoding L-ribulose-5-phosphate 4-epimerase, with product MFIELKREAYEANLQLPKQGLINLTFGNASAIDRDRGVFAIKPSGVDYVSLRAEDMVLVDLDGKIVEGALKPSSDTPTHRCLYLGFKDIGGVVHTHSSHATAFAQSGRAIPCFGTTHGDYFYGEVPVTRKMSENEIASGYEWETGNVILERFKGIEALDCPAVLVNRHGPFTWGQTVAKAVENAVALECCAHMALMSMQLVPSLEPIEPELLNKHFKRKHGPGAYYGQAKH from the coding sequence ATGTTCATCGAACTGAAACGCGAGGCCTACGAGGCCAACCTCCAGCTCCCGAAACAGGGGTTGATCAACCTCACCTTCGGCAACGCCAGCGCGATCGACCGCGACCGCGGCGTGTTCGCGATCAAGCCCAGCGGCGTCGACTACGTCTCGCTCCGCGCCGAAGACATGGTGCTCGTCGATCTCGACGGCAAGATCGTGGAAGGCGCGCTCAAGCCTTCGTCCGACACGCCCACACATCGCTGCCTGTATTTGGGTTTCAAGGACATCGGCGGCGTCGTGCACACGCACAGCTCGCATGCCACGGCCTTCGCGCAATCGGGCCGTGCGATCCCCTGCTTCGGCACGACGCACGGCGACTACTTCTACGGGGAAGTCCCGGTCACGCGGAAGATGTCCGAGAACGAAATCGCCTCCGGCTACGAATGGGAGACCGGCAACGTGATCCTCGAGCGTTTCAAAGGCATCGAGGCGCTCGATTGTCCTGCCGTGCTGGTCAACCGCCACGGCCCCTTCACTTGGGGCCAGACCGTCGCCAAGGCCGTGGAAAACGCCGTCGCCCTCGAGTGCTGTGCGCACATGGCGCTGATGAGCATGCAGCTCGTCCCCTCGCTCGAGCCGATCGAGCCCGAGCTCTTGAACAAGCACTTCAAGCGCAAGCACGGCCCCGGCGCCTATTACGGGCAGGCCAAACACTGA